In the Synechococcus sp. Nb3U1 genome, one interval contains:
- a CDS encoding peptidase M3, whose translation MVPPASEPTSTLSGGLVDPDPELTPLEDQIQAFRQRYWGQVAQLSGAEVVVALEELSSLLAALPGIPSDLRVRLDAEGVLEWMEQRITLQNSLLFFPLELQALPTDRLAEYQSEPAGLPFRVFLSRLLCERGHQQPEPLERLLHQQHLTGRFAWRQLWQTTLHGPERHNLKADAENAYTLAELQRLQTHPSAEIRLAAYQRLHQHLEAHADLCGFILSTLVRDHLWEARWRSYDAPVELYLARHCLAQTTFDNLVEGIRERVDLFQRYYRLKSREMGRSIRICDLQAPWEVNGGIADLTSTETSALVLAALQEFCPECATQSKPWLSGEAATAQPAIPEETESVAPRAPIQPLLESIARVSQELRAADPLIWPELEDVQASPTPAVLGQVHSEFLQLLVLDYLLHSGRGGRAGSREELHRSNGVKSALAHALLIHSLEAQLQAVFCQSLITRLELILYRQGIPVLENGETYSDWVSEEWLKLYQELCGDAVELLPEHQFDWAGIPELFQRPFSAYQASLSSLMALAWYRRYQASSREFLPRYLNWLASPPGSLTLEETALMLQVDIADPDVFLQALEEMESWIETLEELLEDGPAYGTPRRAEHGR comes from the coding sequence GTGGTACCTCCTGCTTCTGAACCGACTTCTACCCTTTCTGGGGGACTGGTGGATCCGGATCCCGAACTGACTCCGCTAGAAGATCAAATTCAAGCGTTTCGCCAACGCTACTGGGGACAAGTGGCTCAGCTGAGTGGAGCAGAGGTGGTGGTGGCCCTAGAAGAACTTTCGTCTCTGTTAGCAGCCTTGCCAGGGATCCCTAGCGACCTTAGGGTGCGGCTGGATGCAGAAGGTGTCTTGGAGTGGATGGAGCAGCGGATCACGTTGCAAAACTCACTGCTGTTTTTCCCTTTAGAATTGCAGGCTTTGCCCACAGACCGGTTGGCCGAGTATCAATCCGAGCCGGCAGGGTTGCCGTTTCGCGTGTTTTTATCCCGTCTGCTCTGTGAACGGGGCCACCAACAGCCCGAGCCTTTGGAGCGTCTACTGCACCAGCAACACCTGACGGGGCGTTTCGCCTGGCGGCAGTTGTGGCAAACCACCCTCCATGGGCCGGAGCGCCATAACCTCAAGGCCGATGCGGAGAATGCCTATACCCTTGCGGAATTGCAGCGCCTGCAAACCCACCCCAGCGCCGAGATCCGATTGGCGGCATACCAACGCTTGCACCAGCATCTGGAAGCCCATGCCGATCTCTGTGGCTTTATTCTCAGCACCCTGGTTAGAGATCACCTCTGGGAAGCCCGATGGCGGAGTTATGATGCTCCCGTTGAGCTATACCTAGCTCGCCACTGCCTTGCCCAGACTACCTTTGACAACTTAGTAGAAGGTATTCGCGAGCGGGTTGACCTGTTCCAACGCTACTATCGCCTGAAAAGTCGGGAGATGGGCCGTTCCATCCGCATTTGCGATTTGCAAGCCCCTTGGGAAGTCAATGGGGGTATAGCCGACCTAACCTCCACGGAAACCTCGGCTCTGGTGTTGGCTGCTTTGCAGGAGTTTTGCCCCGAGTGCGCCACTCAATCCAAGCCCTGGCTATCTGGAGAAGCCGCCACGGCTCAGCCTGCGATACCAGAAGAAACAGAGTCTGTAGCGCCCCGGGCCCCTATTCAGCCGTTGCTGGAAAGTATTGCCAGGGTAAGCCAAGAGTTACGGGCTGCGGATCCCCTGATTTGGCCGGAACTGGAGGATGTTCAGGCTAGCCCTACACCAGCCGTTCTCGGTCAAGTTCACAGCGAGTTTTTGCAGTTGCTGGTGCTGGATTATCTGCTGCACTCGGGCCGGGGTGGGCGGGCGGGATCCCGTGAGGAGCTGCATCGGAGCAACGGGGTAAAATCCGCTCTGGCTCATGCGCTGCTAATTCATAGTTTGGAGGCTCAGTTACAGGCAGTGTTTTGTCAGAGCCTGATCACTCGGTTGGAGTTGATTCTCTATCGACAGGGAATCCCGGTCTTGGAGAATGGCGAAACCTATTCAGACTGGGTGAGTGAAGAGTGGCTCAAACTGTATCAGGAGCTGTGTGGCGATGCGGTGGAATTGTTGCCAGAACATCAGTTCGACTGGGCCGGGATCCCGGAGTTGTTTCAACGTCCCTTCAGCGCCTATCAAGCCAGCCTCTCCAGCTTGATGGCCTTGGCTTGGTATCGACGCTATCAGGCTTCTTCCCGCGAGTTTCTGCCGCGTTACCTCAATTGGTTGGCCAGTCCACCGGGATCCCTGACATTGGAAGAAACAGCCCTGATGCTGCAGGTGGATATCGCGGATCCCGATGTATTTTTGCAGGCTCTTGAGGAGATGGAAAGCTGGATTGAAACTTTGGAAGAGCTGCTGGAAGATGGGCCAGCCTATGGCACTCCGCGCCGTGCGGAGCACGGTCGTTGA
- a CDS encoding PAS domain S-box protein, which translates to MDLSPPATGSLPEPELFYVLGSDGCLAQLSADWKSCLGYELSELRGQSCLNFLHPDDQTIFQSWLETGRRQEPLPPLTLRFRQRQGSYQPLNWKGAWDSQSEAWIGSARPISTSSYPLNIGIPSETIPSTQQRYLATLVEIQQRLLNLKSTNQQQIYSVMLEPLARACGASRVYIFENHRDPQEPERLLLSQKAEWCQAGIPPQIDNPLLQNLPYDAFAPHWLPKLAAGEPICGLVRELGEAERYFLEPQGILSILLLPLFVEEQFFGLIGFDHCQQPYLWSEAEIHLLRAAATSLALTLERQQAESRLSHNQRQWEAERQETTTALQESQNLFRAMFRQAAIGIGVADPQGRLLAHNEAYISMLGYTSEELNQLTFMDFTHPEDLEKDVTLNRELLEGKRDSFRIEKRYVRKGGDPLWVDITVSLVRDAAGQPQFTFSMVQDIHERKRVEQELQLLQSLTQAISEAADFQSALQVMLRQVCVVTGWDLGEAWIPQGEHLVRGATWYKRIETLLLFHRGSAAYRFGLGEGLPGQMWLERRSVWHEDVTQLSSTEFRRGELAQQAGLRACFGVPILADEEVVAVLVFYLVRARPQEQRLVNLVKAAATQLGSIMQRKQAEEALRQAEEKYRSIYENSLEGIFQTTPAGNYLSANPALARIYGYDSPEELIRELTDIEHRLYVDPRRRHVFVQELETVGSISRFESQVYRKDGSIIWISENARAVRDPQGQILYYEGFVEDITERKKVEQALQESEIRYRSLFENTPIGVYRTTPEGKTILANPAIIRMMNCTSYEEMMAWNLEEESHYPPDFSRADFKRQLESAGEIRGLEIEYFRRDGSRITVRENARVVRDESGQVLYYEGTFEDITERKKAEQELQRSLSLLQATLDSTADGILAFDLKGQVLSYNQRFLDLWGLTYAELMSLSPSQRLRRMARRTRHPLRFLRRIRHHLRLQQEGYDLVELKDGRVFECYSKPRQLGETAVNPTQISGCVWSHRDITERKKVERLKNEFVSTVSHELRTPLTSIRGALGLIKGGASGELPPQVQSLVEIAFKNSERLVMLINDILDIEKIESGKMHFDIHPVELMALLQQAIEANRAYAAQFEVDLVLEPTLRSTTGIPLTAVQVNVDPNRLMQVMNNLLSNAAKFSPAGQTVRVWVEQVQEGIRVCVQDRGPGIPEAFRSRIFQKFAQADSSDTRQKGGTGLGLSISKAIVERFGGTIGFESNPAQEAREPTQQGTTFYFTLPGWQPRLASTSPEPADPEPADGVPILVCEDDPDIAMLLQLILKQGGFQVDIASTAADAKYLLQQRPYAAMTLDLSLPDQDGLSLVKDLQQMQGLGNLPIVVVSATAEQRRQAEWLKYSSELHEGSVPPAPPLAGLRPGKAEALSSVIAEHPAKLIAWLNKPINQGQLVAAVQQAAALEERSRPQILHVEDDPDILQVVAQILQNTAELAHAHSLEEARQLLQTRQFQLVILDLYLPDGSGLELLPLLRSVSTTPVVVFSAQDIGSDILEDGIQATLVKARTSNQEFLNTIRALVGGETARRSTHPMGYPPSGGG; encoded by the coding sequence ATGGATTTGTCTCCCCCTGCAACGGGCTCCCTACCTGAACCAGAGCTGTTTTATGTACTGGGATCCGATGGATGTCTAGCGCAACTGAGCGCTGATTGGAAGTCTTGCTTGGGATATGAGCTGTCTGAACTGAGGGGCCAATCCTGCCTCAATTTTCTGCATCCCGACGACCAAACAATCTTTCAATCTTGGTTAGAGACGGGCCGCCGGCAGGAACCACTGCCCCCCCTAACCCTTCGTTTCCGGCAGCGACAGGGATCCTACCAACCGCTCAACTGGAAGGGAGCTTGGGATTCACAGTCCGAAGCCTGGATCGGCTCCGCCCGCCCCATTTCAACCTCTTCCTATCCTCTCAATATCGGGATCCCATCAGAAACAATACCCTCCACTCAGCAGCGGTATCTGGCCACCCTTGTGGAGATCCAACAACGATTGCTCAATCTCAAAAGCACCAACCAGCAGCAAATCTATAGTGTAATGCTGGAGCCCCTGGCCAGAGCCTGTGGAGCCAGCCGCGTCTATATCTTTGAAAACCACAGGGATCCGCAGGAACCAGAACGCCTTCTGCTGAGCCAAAAAGCCGAATGGTGCCAAGCTGGGATCCCGCCTCAAATCGACAATCCTCTCCTGCAAAACTTGCCCTACGATGCTTTTGCTCCCCATTGGCTACCCAAGCTGGCCGCTGGCGAACCGATCTGTGGGTTGGTTCGTGAATTGGGAGAAGCCGAACGCTACTTTCTAGAACCGCAGGGGATCCTCTCCATCTTGCTCCTGCCGTTGTTTGTAGAAGAGCAATTTTTCGGGTTAATCGGCTTTGATCACTGCCAGCAGCCCTACCTTTGGTCAGAAGCGGAGATCCATCTGTTACGGGCAGCAGCCACCTCCTTAGCTCTCACCCTGGAGCGGCAACAAGCCGAGTCTCGACTTTCCCACAATCAGAGGCAATGGGAGGCAGAGCGGCAGGAAACTACCACCGCCCTGCAAGAAAGCCAGAACCTATTTCGGGCCATGTTTCGGCAGGCGGCCATCGGTATAGGCGTGGCAGACCCTCAGGGCCGTTTGCTCGCCCACAACGAAGCCTATATTTCCATGTTGGGCTATACCTCAGAGGAGCTCAATCAGCTCACCTTCATGGACTTTACTCATCCCGAAGATCTTGAAAAGGATGTCACCCTAAATCGGGAGTTACTGGAGGGCAAGCGAGATTCCTTTCGCATCGAAAAACGCTATGTGCGCAAAGGAGGGGATCCCCTTTGGGTGGATATCACCGTGTCTTTGGTGCGGGATGCAGCAGGCCAGCCGCAGTTTACCTTCTCAATGGTGCAAGATATTCACGAGCGCAAGCGGGTTGAACAAGAATTGCAACTGTTGCAAAGTTTGACCCAGGCAATCAGCGAAGCTGCCGATTTTCAGTCCGCCCTGCAGGTGATGTTGCGGCAGGTGTGTGTAGTCACTGGCTGGGATCTGGGAGAGGCTTGGATCCCGCAAGGGGAGCATTTGGTGCGGGGGGCAACTTGGTACAAGCGCATCGAAACCTTGCTGTTGTTTCATCGGGGCAGTGCCGCCTATCGTTTCGGGTTGGGGGAGGGGCTACCCGGCCAAATGTGGTTAGAACGGCGCTCCGTTTGGCATGAGGATGTGACGCAGCTCTCTAGCACGGAGTTCCGTCGAGGGGAACTGGCCCAGCAAGCGGGGCTGAGGGCCTGTTTTGGCGTGCCGATTCTGGCAGACGAGGAAGTGGTGGCAGTGCTGGTGTTTTATCTGGTGCGGGCCAGGCCCCAGGAGCAGCGTCTGGTGAATTTGGTCAAGGCGGCTGCCACTCAGCTGGGATCCATCATGCAGCGCAAACAGGCAGAAGAAGCCCTGCGCCAAGCGGAAGAAAAGTACCGCAGCATCTATGAAAATTCGCTAGAAGGGATCTTTCAAACCACCCCCGCTGGCAACTACCTGAGTGCCAACCCCGCTCTGGCCCGCATCTATGGCTACGACAGCCCGGAAGAGTTGATCCGGGAGCTCACGGACATTGAACATCGCCTTTATGTGGATCCCCGTCGTCGGCACGTCTTTGTGCAGGAGCTGGAAACGGTCGGCAGCATCAGCCGCTTTGAGTCCCAGGTTTACCGCAAAGATGGCAGCATCATCTGGATCTCCGAGAATGCCCGCGCCGTCCGGGATCCCCAGGGGCAGATCCTTTATTATGAAGGCTTTGTTGAAGACATCACCGAGCGCAAGAAAGTCGAGCAAGCCCTACAAGAAAGCGAAATTCGCTATCGGTCGTTGTTTGAGAATACCCCCATTGGTGTCTACCGCACCACGCCTGAGGGGAAGACCATTCTGGCCAATCCCGCCATCATTCGCATGATGAACTGCACCTCTTACGAAGAGATGATGGCCTGGAACCTAGAGGAAGAGAGCCACTATCCGCCAGATTTTTCTCGAGCCGATTTCAAGCGCCAATTGGAAAGTGCGGGAGAAATTCGCGGTTTGGAAATCGAATATTTTCGCCGCGATGGCAGCCGCATTACCGTGCGGGAAAATGCCCGGGTGGTTCGAGATGAATCAGGACAAGTGCTTTACTACGAGGGCACTTTCGAAGACATCACCGAGCGCAAAAAGGCCGAACAGGAATTGCAACGCTCCCTCTCGCTGCTGCAAGCCACCCTTGATTCCACTGCCGATGGCATTCTCGCCTTCGATTTGAAAGGACAGGTGCTCAGCTACAACCAGCGCTTCCTAGATTTGTGGGGCTTGACCTACGCTGAATTGATGAGCCTCTCCCCCAGCCAACGCCTGCGCCGCATGGCCCGCCGTACCCGCCATCCGCTGCGCTTTTTGCGCCGTATCCGCCACCATCTCCGCCTTCAACAGGAGGGATATGACCTGGTGGAGCTCAAAGATGGGCGGGTGTTTGAGTGCTATAGCAAGCCCCGCCAGTTGGGGGAAACTGCCGTCAACCCTACCCAAATTTCCGGATGTGTGTGGAGCCACCGCGACATCACCGAGCGCAAGAAAGTCGAGCGGTTAAAAAACGAGTTTGTCTCTACCGTCAGCCACGAGTTGCGCACCCCCCTCACCTCAATTCGCGGGGCTCTGGGGTTGATCAAGGGCGGGGCGAGTGGGGAATTGCCGCCTCAGGTGCAGTCTTTGGTGGAGATTGCCTTCAAAAACAGTGAACGGCTGGTGATGTTGATCAACGACATCCTCGATATTGAAAAAATCGAGTCGGGTAAGATGCACTTTGATATCCATCCTGTCGAGCTGATGGCTTTGTTGCAACAGGCGATCGAGGCCAACCGAGCCTATGCTGCTCAGTTTGAGGTGGACTTGGTGCTCGAGCCCACCCTGCGCTCGACAACAGGGATCCCTCTGACGGCGGTACAGGTGAATGTGGATCCGAATCGGCTGATGCAGGTGATGAACAACTTGCTCTCCAATGCCGCTAAATTTTCTCCGGCGGGGCAAACGGTGCGGGTTTGGGTCGAACAAGTTCAGGAGGGGATCCGCGTTTGTGTGCAGGATCGCGGGCCAGGGATCCCGGAAGCGTTTCGCTCTCGCATCTTCCAAAAGTTTGCCCAGGCCGACTCTTCCGATACGCGACAAAAAGGGGGTACAGGCTTGGGCTTGAGCATCAGCAAAGCAATTGTGGAGCGGTTCGGCGGTACGATTGGTTTTGAGTCCAACCCCGCTCAAGAGGCACGAGAACCCACTCAGCAGGGCACTACTTTTTATTTCACTTTGCCCGGGTGGCAGCCTCGCCTCGCCTCAACATCTCCAGAACCTGCTGATCCAGAACCTGCCGATGGAGTCCCCATACTGGTGTGTGAAGACGATCCTGACATTGCCATGTTGTTGCAGCTCATCCTTAAGCAAGGGGGATTTCAGGTCGATATTGCCTCCACAGCAGCCGATGCCAAGTACCTGTTACAGCAGCGGCCCTATGCTGCTATGACCCTCGATCTGTCGCTGCCGGATCAAGATGGCCTGTCTTTGGTGAAGGATCTGCAGCAAATGCAAGGATTGGGCAACCTGCCGATTGTGGTGGTCTCAGCAACAGCAGAGCAACGGCGGCAGGCGGAGTGGCTCAAATATTCCTCCGAGTTGCATGAAGGTTCCGTTCCACCCGCCCCACCGCTGGCAGGGTTGCGGCCAGGAAAGGCCGAGGCATTGTCATCGGTGATAGCAGAACACCCCGCCAAGTTGATCGCATGGCTAAACAAACCCATCAACCAAGGGCAGTTGGTGGCGGCAGTCCAACAGGCGGCAGCCTTGGAAGAACGATCGCGTCCCCAGATTTTGCATGTGGAGGATGATCCCGATATCTTGCAAGTGGTCGCGCAAATTTTGCAGAATACTGCTGAATTGGCTCATGCCCATTCCCTGGAAGAAGCTCGCCAGCTTTTGCAGACCCGACAATTTCAACTGGTGATTTTGGATTTGTACTTGCCGGATGGATCAGGGTTAGAACTGTTGCCGCTGTTGCGCTCGGTCAGCACGACTCCTGTGGTGGTATTTTCTGCCCAAGATATTGGCTCAGACATTCTTGAAGACGGGATCCAGGCCACGCTGGTGAAAGCCCGTACTTCCAATCAAGAGTTCCTTAATACCATCCGGGCATTGGTAGGCGGGGAGACGGCACGACGTTCTACACACCCAATGGGGTACCCCCCCAGCGGTGGAGGCTGA
- a CDS encoding YifB family Mg chelatase-like AAA ATPase, with amino-acid sequence MFAQVTAAALLGLKAVQVTVEVDVGGGLPQITLVGLPDAAVTEAKERVRAAIKNSGFALPQRRIIINLAPADLRKEGPSFDLPIALGILAASGVIDPGSLKETLVIGELALDGTLRPVAGVLPIAASAAAEMGIRQLVVPQENGLEGAVVSGIQVYGLPSLPAVVNWLQHPQSVKPVEIQPEQVQRATLGSPLDLADVKGQEHARRALEVAAAGGHNMLLVGSPGAGKTMLARRLPGILPALQWEEVLEITRIYSAAGLLRQNLHLGGQTTLITQRPFRAPHHSASSVALVGGGSYPRPGEISLAHRGILYLDELTEFRREVLEVLRQPLEDGKVTISRARVSLEFPAQTTLVASTNPCPCGFYGDPVKPCSCTPQQRERYWSKLSGPLLDRIDLQVRVNRLKPEEILQAQTGEPSQSVRERVEQARQRQRQRFQTEPGLHCNAQMQSRHLRQWCQLSDPCQSLLEGAIRKLGLSARGSDRILKVARTIADLAAAEAIAPAHIAEAIQYRNLDRAQP; translated from the coding sequence TTGTTTGCCCAAGTCACTGCCGCTGCCCTCCTAGGACTCAAAGCCGTGCAGGTCACGGTGGAGGTAGATGTTGGCGGAGGGTTGCCCCAGATCACGCTGGTCGGTCTGCCGGATGCGGCGGTGACGGAAGCCAAAGAAAGGGTACGGGCGGCGATTAAAAACTCTGGCTTTGCCCTGCCCCAGCGGCGGATCATCATCAACTTGGCCCCTGCCGATCTGCGTAAAGAAGGCCCCAGCTTTGACCTGCCGATTGCCCTCGGGATCCTGGCCGCCTCTGGAGTGATCGATCCGGGATCCCTAAAAGAAACTCTAGTGATCGGAGAATTGGCCCTGGATGGAACTTTACGGCCTGTGGCAGGAGTCTTGCCGATTGCCGCCAGTGCGGCCGCCGAGATGGGGATCCGGCAGTTGGTGGTACCCCAAGAGAACGGCCTGGAAGGAGCAGTGGTGTCAGGGATCCAGGTGTATGGGTTGCCTTCTTTGCCGGCGGTGGTGAATTGGCTCCAACATCCCCAGTCGGTCAAGCCAGTAGAGATCCAACCGGAACAGGTGCAGCGGGCAACTTTGGGATCCCCGCTGGATTTGGCGGATGTGAAAGGGCAGGAGCACGCCCGACGGGCCCTAGAAGTGGCGGCAGCCGGTGGGCACAATATGTTGCTGGTGGGCAGCCCCGGAGCCGGCAAAACCATGTTGGCACGGCGCTTGCCCGGGATCCTACCAGCCTTACAGTGGGAGGAAGTTTTAGAAATTACCCGTATTTACTCCGCAGCCGGCCTACTGCGGCAAAATCTACACCTGGGCGGACAAACCACCCTGATCACCCAGCGCCCCTTTCGTGCTCCTCATCACTCGGCTTCTTCTGTGGCCCTGGTGGGCGGGGGATCCTATCCTAGGCCAGGGGAGATCTCACTGGCTCATCGCGGCATTTTGTACCTGGATGAACTGACGGAGTTTCGCCGGGAGGTGCTAGAGGTGTTGCGCCAACCGCTCGAAGATGGCAAAGTCACCATTTCCCGGGCCCGCGTTTCGCTGGAGTTTCCCGCTCAAACCACGCTGGTGGCCTCGACCAATCCCTGTCCCTGCGGCTTCTATGGAGATCCGGTCAAACCTTGTAGCTGTACCCCGCAACAACGGGAACGCTACTGGTCAAAGCTCTCTGGCCCACTACTGGATCGCATCGATCTGCAGGTACGGGTGAACCGCCTCAAGCCGGAAGAGATCCTACAGGCGCAAACGGGGGAACCTTCACAGTCGGTGCGGGAACGAGTGGAACAAGCACGGCAGCGGCAACGGCAGCGCTTTCAAACAGAGCCAGGGCTGCATTGCAATGCCCAGATGCAATCTCGCCATTTGCGGCAGTGGTGTCAGCTGTCGGATCCCTGTCAGAGCTTGCTGGAGGGAGCAATTCGCAAGTTGGGGTTGTCTGCCCGGGGCAGTGACCGCATTCTGAAAGTGGCCCGCACCATTGCCGATCTGGCTGCAGCCGAAGCGATTGCCCCTGCCCACATTGCGGAAGCGATTCAATACCGCAACCTGGATCGCGCTCAGCCCTGA
- a CDS encoding B12-binding domain-containing radical SAM protein, which yields MNVLLFSPIFPKTFWSFERVLKLVGRQVLLPPLGLITVAALLPQEWQFRLVDRNVSPGTEADWQWADLVIISAMMVQKEDFLHLIRESQRRGKKVAVGGPYPTSIPQDALDAGADYLVLDEGELTIPMFLEALAQGDPCGIYRSPEKPDVTQTPIPRYDLLQLSAYDSMSVQFSRGCPFQCEFCDIIVLYGRKPRTKTPAQLLAELQTLYDLGWNRSVFVVDDNFIGNQRQVKRLLRELIPWMQARGYPFSFITEASVNLAEDEELMELMVEAGFNSVFLGIETPDEESLTLTQKFQNNRKPLVESCRCITRMGLRVLAGFIIGFDGEKPGAGERIVRFVEETGIPDAMFSMLQALPGTALWSRLEKEGRLRSEGTGMNQSTLMNFEPTRPLEQIAEEYMQAFWDLYEPALFLKRCYRYALELGSPKGKRPFKLPKWPEVQGLVRVAWLQGIQRAETRALFWRQLWDLWRKNPAGLVPYLTVCAHGEHFFEFRQEVRQQIESQLAQISSVPQPLPVA from the coding sequence ATGAACGTCCTGCTCTTCTCGCCGATTTTTCCGAAAACCTTCTGGTCGTTTGAGCGAGTGCTGAAGTTGGTGGGTCGGCAGGTGCTCTTACCCCCTTTGGGTTTGATCACGGTGGCTGCCCTGTTACCGCAGGAGTGGCAGTTCCGCTTGGTAGATCGCAACGTGTCGCCGGGTACGGAGGCGGATTGGCAGTGGGCCGATCTGGTGATCATCTCCGCCATGATGGTGCAAAAGGAAGATTTTCTGCACCTGATTCGGGAAAGCCAGCGCCGCGGCAAAAAGGTGGCGGTGGGGGGGCCCTATCCCACGTCCATTCCTCAGGATGCTCTGGATGCCGGGGCCGATTATCTGGTTCTCGATGAAGGGGAGCTGACGATCCCGATGTTTCTGGAGGCTCTGGCCCAAGGGGATCCCTGTGGCATTTACCGCAGCCCGGAAAAACCGGATGTCACCCAAACGCCGATCCCCCGCTACGACCTGTTGCAGCTGAGTGCCTACGATTCCATGTCGGTGCAGTTTTCCCGGGGCTGCCCGTTTCAGTGTGAATTCTGCGACATTATCGTGCTGTATGGCCGTAAACCGCGCACCAAAACCCCGGCGCAACTGTTGGCAGAGCTGCAAACCCTCTACGACTTGGGCTGGAACCGCTCGGTGTTTGTGGTGGATGACAACTTCATCGGCAACCAACGGCAGGTGAAGCGGCTGTTGCGGGAGTTGATCCCTTGGATGCAGGCGCGGGGCTACCCCTTTTCCTTTATCACGGAAGCTTCGGTTAACCTGGCGGAGGATGAGGAATTGATGGAGCTGATGGTGGAAGCCGGATTCAATTCGGTGTTTTTGGGCATCGAAACCCCCGATGAAGAGAGCCTAACCCTGACGCAAAAGTTTCAAAACAACCGCAAACCGCTGGTGGAGTCCTGTCGGTGCATCACGCGGATGGGGCTACGGGTTTTGGCGGGGTTCATTATCGGCTTCGATGGAGAAAAGCCCGGTGCCGGTGAACGGATTGTCCGTTTTGTAGAAGAAACCGGGATCCCCGATGCCATGTTTAGTATGTTGCAAGCTTTGCCCGGTACGGCCCTCTGGTCTCGGCTAGAAAAAGAAGGGCGGCTGCGCAGCGAAGGCACTGGCATGAACCAGAGCACTCTGATGAATTTTGAGCCGACCCGACCGCTGGAACAGATCGCCGAAGAATACATGCAAGCCTTTTGGGATTTGTATGAGCCGGCTCTATTTCTGAAACGCTGCTACCGCTATGCTCTCGAGCTGGGATCCCCGAAAGGAAAACGTCCTTTCAAATTGCCCAAATGGCCAGAAGTGCAGGGGTTGGTGCGAGTCGCCTGGCTACAAGGGATCCAGCGGGCAGAAACACGGGCGCTGTTTTGGCGGCAGCTGTGGGATCTGTGGCGAAAAAATCCGGCGGGATTGGTGCCCTACCTAACGGTGTGTGCCCATGGGGAGCATTTCTTCGAGTTTCGCCAGGAGGTACGCCAGCAAATTGAGAGCCAGTTGGCCCAAATTTCCTCTGTACCTCAACCCCTACCGGTTGCTTAA
- the pheA gene encoding prephenate dehydratase, with protein sequence MALISSPAPIAFLGPAGTYTELAALLACPEQPHLHSQGSHPLVAYPTISACLEAVAAGQQEWAVVPVENSVEGGVSMTVDALWQLEGLGIQQALILPIRHALIGRASRLEQIEQVYSHPQALAQCQVWLGSHLPQATWIPTRSTTEELDRVQTQSTAAVIASERAASLYQLPILACPINDYPDNCTRFWVIGRTHSVSGSCTASPGGSHTSLAFSLPQNVPGALLKPLQVFAERGLNMSRIESRPTKKSAGTYVFFVDLENTAGQPYLNPEVIAALESIAETLKLLGSYPVHDLSRQGGIALAKKTTH encoded by the coding sequence ATGGCCTTGATATCTTCGCCTGCCCCGATAGCCTTCCTAGGCCCTGCCGGAACCTATACGGAGTTGGCGGCCCTTTTAGCTTGTCCGGAACAACCCCATCTGCACAGCCAGGGATCCCATCCCTTGGTGGCCTACCCAACAATTAGCGCTTGCTTGGAAGCCGTGGCTGCCGGTCAGCAGGAATGGGCGGTGGTGCCGGTGGAAAACTCTGTGGAAGGGGGGGTCTCCATGACTGTGGATGCCTTGTGGCAATTGGAGGGGTTGGGGATCCAGCAGGCGCTGATTCTGCCGATTCGCCATGCCCTGATCGGGCGTGCCTCCCGGCTGGAGCAGATTGAGCAGGTGTATTCCCATCCGCAAGCCCTAGCCCAATGTCAGGTTTGGCTGGGATCCCATCTGCCCCAGGCCACTTGGATCCCGACCCGCTCTACCACCGAGGAATTGGATCGGGTGCAAACGCAATCGACGGCTGCGGTAATTGCCTCAGAACGGGCCGCCAGCCTCTACCAACTGCCGATCCTGGCCTGCCCGATCAACGACTACCCGGATAATTGCACCCGTTTCTGGGTGATTGGCCGAACCCATTCCGTTTCGGGTTCCTGCACCGCTTCTCCCGGGGGCTCCCATACCTCCTTGGCCTTCAGTCTGCCGCAAAATGTGCCCGGAGCGCTGCTGAAACCGTTACAGGTGTTTGCGGAGCGGGGGTTGAATATGTCGCGCATTGAATCTCGACCAACCAAAAAATCGGCGGGGACTTATGTGTTTTTCGTGGATTTGGAAAATACTGCTGGGCAACCCTATCTCAACCCAGAGGTGATCGCCGCGCTTGAGTCTATTGCAGAAACCTTGAAACTGTTGGGCAGCTACCCGGTGCATGACCTCTCCAGGCAGGGGGGCATTGCTTTGGCCAAAAAGACCACCCATTAA
- a CDS encoding late competence development ComFB family protein yields MEAHKSLNGLENQMERAVLEMVNEISLMESQQRYCICEKFCTDAAALALNNLKPRYATSLHGSLYTLEAIQADQDLQTLIRLEVVKAMEAVAAAPRCPEPECPLLLRHLEAVELELASSSD; encoded by the coding sequence ATGGAGGCTCATAAATCTCTAAATGGCCTAGAAAATCAGATGGAGCGGGCTGTTCTGGAGATGGTGAATGAAATCTCGTTGATGGAAAGTCAGCAACGCTACTGCATCTGCGAAAAATTTTGTACCGATGCTGCTGCTTTGGCCTTGAACAATCTCAAGCCCCGCTATGCCACCAGTCTTCACGGTTCCCTTTACACCCTAGAAGCCATCCAAGCGGATCAAGACCTACAAACGCTGATTCGGTTGGAGGTGGTGAAAGCCATGGAAGCCGTGGCGGCGGCTCCCCGTTGCCCAGAACCTGAGTGCCCTTTGCTGCTGCGACACCTGGAGGCGGTAGAGTTAGAGCTGGCCTCCAGCAGCGATTGA